CGTTTTGTTTGAAAGAAACGAAGGGATATCAATGGTTATATGATATTGACAATGAAATAGATTTTTTATTTTCGCCGGGTGGAACGTGGTGAAATTGGCCCTGATAAAATTCGATCATTTTGTGATGAAAAAAATTCAACTGCTTTTTAAATGAAATCCTTAGTAGACAAAAAATATCTTCTGGAACGTTTCCAGGGAAAGGGAGGATGGACCTATGCACGTATAGACGAGATACCACAAGATAAAAGAGCACATTTTGGCTGGGTAAAAGTAAGGGGAACCATTGATGGATTCGAGATCAGAAAATACCATCTAATGCCCATGGGTGATGGAAGATTATTTTTACCGGTTAGAGCAGAGATCCGCAAAAAGATCGGTAAAAAAGAAGGCGACTGGGTGCATGTAATTTTATTTCCCGATAACGAACCCCTCGAAATTCCGGAGGAGATGTTGTTATGTTTGGAAGATGAACCCAAAGCACTTAAATTCTTTAACCGGCTTTCTGATAGCGAACAAAAATTCTATATTCAGTGGGTATATTCCGCGAAAAAGGAAGAAACTAAAATCGACCGACTGGCGAAAACTATTAATAGGTTGACGAAAGGGTTAAAAATGTATGATAAGGAGGATTTATAATCTGACTATTGACTCATTACAATTTAATACTTCTTTCTTTTACTTTTATAAGCTTCACTATTTTCAAAAGGGGTAATATCATCTTCCAAATATAACTTCTTCGTGCAACTTTGTGTCCTTTGTGCCTTTGTGGCCTCGCCATCCGAAATACGGCACGAAAGGCAAAGGACACGGTACTTATCAGTCTATAATATCCTCCATAAATAATTCGTTAGGTAAAAACTCAATTTTTATTATATATTTACTTTCATTTTATCGCTATACCATACTATGTTTAAATGAAATAGTTATGAAACAATTCAAACCACTCCAGATATTAACCCTATCCATTTTTATTTTATTGCTAAGCGGATTTGTTGCTTACAAAAGTGGCGTCTTCGACAGATCTGCAAATTCACAAGTAGAAATCAAAAATGTTGTTCAAACGAATATAACACAAACTATACCTGTAAATATCGACACTCCAACTAAATTAATTGATACGCCAAAAATTAATCCCAGGTTATTATCTTCTTCCAAATCGATGATCATTGTTGATAAAAGTCTAATCAAATACTCCTTATTAGAGCAGATTAAAATAGAAGACTCTATATCAAAAGCTTTATATAGTAACAAAATAGATACAGCAGAGATTAAAAAATCTTTAAGATTTAATTATATGGGAACTTCAAAATCGGGAATTATTTTTACACCTGAACCTGATGTTCGCATACAATATAATCCAAAATCAGATCCTTTTAATTTAAGACCGGACACTCTTGAACAATAAATGTATGGTTCATAAATAATTTCTATGCAAATAATTGACCTTCTAGAAGCAAGTGGATTAAGTTTATTATTTCTGATCCTGGTTTTTGCACCTATGGAAAAAGTATTTCCCGCAAAACTGAAACAGAAATTTTTCAGAAAAGAATGGACCATGGATCTGTTTTTCTTTTTAGGGCAATATGTGTTGTGGGGAGGTTTGGTTATTTGGGTTTTGAGTTATTTCAGTTTTTGGTTAAATGGTATTGTTCCCACCAATTTCAGAAATGCGGTATCTGCCCAACCTTGGTGGCTTCAATTAATAGAAGTTATTGTATTAAGTGATTTTATTATTTATTGGGGACATAGATTACAACATAAAGTAAATTTTTTATGGCGATTTCATAAAGTGCATCATAGTTCCGTTCACCTCGATTGGTTAGCTGCACATCGCGAACATCCGCTCGATTCCATTTATACAGTTGGATTAATCAATCTCCCTGCATTTCTTTTGGGATTTCCTTTAGAAACAATTGCAGGATTAATTGCCTTCCGCGGAATCTGGGCAATATATATTCACTCTAATGTGCGATTACCCATTGGCAAACTGCGTATACTTATCGGAGCACCCGAACTGCACCACTGGCACCACGATCTCGATCGCAAAGCGGGAAACTATGCAAATATTTCTCCCTTAATGGATGTCATTTTCGGAACTTATTTTTGTCCCGATCATGAACCCGAAGCATTCGGAATTAAAGAAGAATTTCCGAAAAATTATGTCGGCCAAATTGTTTATCCCTTGCTTCCGGAAACGATCACGAATAAAATAAATAGTTATTCAAAATCAGATCAAAATAACTTGCAAGATGAAAAAAATACATCCACTGAAAATAATTTGATACCAGAACAACAAGCTTGAAAATGCATGTATATTCAATTTCAACGAAGTTTTAAAGTTGCTATGAAAAAATAGCTTAGTGTATTTTTTACACTAAGATTGAAATTCCTACTCAAATGAATATTGAGTTAGGTTAAAAAAAACCTGGTAGGTCGAAGGCGTATTTGTCAATTGTCAATTGTCAATTATCAATTATTTCCGGCTGCTCCCGTCAGAAAAAGGACGGGCAGGCATCGGTACATCGGTACATCGGTAAATTTTTTCTCCCTTCCTTCAGAGCTCACAGGTTAAAAAAAACCTGGTAGGTCGAAGGCTTAATGACTGTTTATTGGTACATTTTTTCTCCCTTCCTTCAGACCTACCAGGTTAAAAAAAACCTTGTAGGTCGAAGGCGTGATGGCTGTTCCCGCCAGAAAAAGGACGGGCAGGCATTGGTACATTTTTTTTGGCTGTTCATCGGTACATTGGTACATTTTCCCCCTTCCTTCAGACCTCACAGGTTAAAAAAAACCTGGTATGTCGAAGGCGTAATTGTCAATTATCAATTGTCAATTATCAATTATACCCCTACCTTTACCCAATGCAATTCTGGCCATCCGTACTCACCCTCTTCAAAAAAGACCTGCTTTTTGAAATGCGGCAGCGGTATGCCATCAGTGGAATTTTATTGTATATGTTTTGCATAGTTTTTATCATTTTCATGACCTTTAACGAAGTGCGGGGACCAGTTTGGGTGGTGCTTTTCTGGATAGTGATCCTTTTTACCGCCGTAAATGCTGTTGCCAAAAGTTTTTTACAGGAAAGTCAGGGGCGGCAACTTTATTATTATACTCTTGCGAGTCCACAGGCCATCATCCTTGCCAAAATTTTTTACAATATCTG
The genomic region above belongs to Bacteroidota bacterium and contains:
- a CDS encoding DUF1905 domain-containing protein, which gives rise to MKSLVDKKYLLERFQGKGGWTYARIDEIPQDKRAHFGWVKVRGTIDGFEIRKYHLMPMGDGRLFLPVRAEIRKKIGKKEGDWVHVILFPDNEPLEIPEEMLLCLEDEPKALKFFNRLSDSEQKFYIQWVYSAKKEETKIDRLAKTINRLTKGLKMYDKEDL
- a CDS encoding sterol desaturase family protein, whose protein sequence is MQIIDLLEASGLSLLFLILVFAPMEKVFPAKLKQKFFRKEWTMDLFFFLGQYVLWGGLVIWVLSYFSFWLNGIVPTNFRNAVSAQPWWLQLIEVIVLSDFIIYWGHRLQHKVNFLWRFHKVHHSSVHLDWLAAHREHPLDSIYTVGLINLPAFLLGFPLETIAGLIAFRGIWAIYIHSNVRLPIGKLRILIGAPELHHWHHDLDRKAGNYANISPLMDVIFGTYFCPDHEPEAFGIKEEFPKNYVGQIVYPLLPETITNKINSYSKSDQNNLQDEKNTSTENNLIPEQQA